One Vanacampus margaritifer isolate UIUO_Vmar chromosome 20, RoL_Vmar_1.0, whole genome shotgun sequence DNA window includes the following coding sequences:
- the LOC144040072 gene encoding 5'-AMP-activated protein kinase subunit gamma-2-like isoform X5 — MSSADELARVEKDKARKGETNGGRNFFPRGGSATSRATPTSNKSIAESPPTSSKSIAESPPTTRRLSFSGMFRLASKESNQQTSSSPMASKLFSRNKRSKTRGVRVRLSHVQLMLSYPIPRFSFTSFHVHLVPWSGPAFSLSCAPPPPPPPLQVPPGPGQVGAFRLETYASEPRRLRSFSLPPDAGQRSSSSSSASCRATPLAPPLPVGGQQAVDLSGESQQRRLVDDSACADSERDIYTRFMKSHKCYDIIPTSSKLVVFDTTLQVKKAFFALVANGVRAAPLWETKKQSFVGMLTITDFINILTRYYKSPMVQIYELEEHKIETWRELYLQETFKPLVHISPDASIFEAVHSLIRNKIHRLPVVDPLSGNALYILTHKRILKFLQLFLCEMPRPAFMKKTLEEVGVGTYYDVAFIHPDTPLITALSVFTHRRVSALPVVNHHGNRRLQASNIINYNICKLRSPGKVPPEMSPQISQEMCVCVGQVVDIYSKFDVINLAAEKTYNDLDVTVTQALQHRSQYFEGVLKCNKMETLETIVDRIVKAEVHRLVAVDEESRIVGIVSLSDILQALVLTPAGVLRNDHSFHTPSYQDHKHNHDQEHCQDQYQEHYHKHDSGKEQDQDQDQDHSQEQNIDQEHHEHENDQDQDLNSEKDHDNNQDIDQEHQGDDQEQDNEPEHDKDQENDHHHDQSQEQNINQEMQDQEHQGDDQEQDNEPEHDRKLDHDQDHDKDQEGDHDQTVFEDKPADCQEEETAREDETERTEEEQEGGRDEEEL, encoded by the exons ATGTCTTCTGCGGACGAGCTGGCCAGAGTGGAGAAGGACAAAGCAAGAAAG GGGGAAACAAATGGCGGCAGGAACTTCTTCCCGCGAGGCGGCAGCGCTACCTCCAGGGCCACGcccacctcgaacaaaagcatCGCAGAGTCCCCGCCCACCTCGAGCAAAAGCATCGCAGAGTCCCCGCCCACCACACGAAG GCTGAGCTTCAGTGGGATGTTCAGATTGGCCTCCAAGGAATCCAACCAGCAAACGTCGTCCTCCCCAATGGCCAGCAAACTCTTCTCACGCAACAAGAGGAGCAAAACCAGAGGTGTGCGTGTGCGTCTGTCACATGTTCAGCTGATGCTTTCTTATCCAATTCCTCGTTTTTCATTCACTTCATTCCATGTCCACCTTGTCCCATGGTCTGGCCCAGCCTTCAGCTTGTCGTGCGCCCCGCCTCCGCCGCCCCCTCCTCTTCAGGTCCCCCCCGGCCCGGGGCAGGTGGGCGCCTTCCGCCTGGAGACGTACGCCAGCGAGCCCAGACGGCTGCGATCTTTCTCGTTGCCCCCGGACGCGGGACAACGCTCGTCCTCGTCATCATCCGCATCCTGTCGCGCCACACCTTTGGCCCCGCCCCTTCCTGTAGGCGGCCAG CAGGCGGTGGATTTGTCAGGAGAGTCGCAGCAGCGGCGCCTAGTGGACGATAGCG CATGTGCGGACTCCGAGAGGGACATCTACACACGCTTCATGAAGTCTCACAAGTGCTACGACATCATACCCACCAGCTCCAAACTCGTCGTCTTTGACACCACGCTACAG GTGAAGAAAGCGTTCTTCGCTCTTGTGGCTAACGGGGTCCGGGCCGCTCCTCTGTGGGAAACCAAGAAACAAAGTTTTGTTG GAATGTTGACCATCACGGACTTCATCAACATTTTGACCAGATACTACAAGTCACCCATG GTTCAGATTTACGAGCTGGAGGAACACAAGATTGAGACGTGGAGAG AACTTTACCTGCAGGAGACCTTCAAGCCTCTGGTCCACATCTCGCCGGACGCCAG CATCTTTGAGGCGGTGCACTCGCTGATCCGCAACAAGATCCATCGTCTTCCCGTCGTCGACCCGCTGAGCGGCAACGCGCTTTACATCCTGACGCACAAACGCATCCTCAAGTTCCTGCAGCTCTTT CTGTGCGAGATGCCCAGGCCCGCCTTCATGAAGAAGACGTTGGAGGAAGTGGGCGTGGGCACCTACTACGACGTGGCCTTCATTCACCCGGACACGCCTCTCATCACCGCCCTGTCCGTCTTCACACACCGCCGCGTCTCTGCTCTGCCCGTCGTCAATCACCATGGTAACCGCCGCCTGCAAGCCAGCAACATTATCAACTACAACATTTGCAAATTACGTTCACCTGGGAAGGTTCCTCCAGAAATGTCACCACAAATATCacaagaaatgtgtgtgtgtgtaggccaAGTGGTGGACATCTACTCCAAGTTTGACGTGATC AACCTGGCGGCAGAGAAGACGTACAACGACCTGGACGTGACGGTCACGCAGGCGCTCCAGCACCGCTCGCAGTACTTTGAAGGCGTCCTAAAATGTAATAAGATGGAGACGCTGGAGACCATCGTGGACCGCATCGTCAAGGCCGAG GTTCACAGGCTGGTGGCGGTGGACGAAGAGTCTCGCATCGTGGGCATCGTGTCGTTGTCGGACATCCTTCAGGCGCTCGTTTTGACTCCTGCCG gtgtGCTCAGGAACGACCACTCTTTTCACACTCCGTCGTATCAGGACCACAAGCACAACCACGACCAAGAACATTGTCAGGACCAGTACCAAGAACATTACCACAAGCATGACAGTGGCAAGGAACAAGACCAGGATCAGGATCAGGACCACAGCCAGGAGCAGAACATTGACCAGGAACACCACGAACATGAAAATGATCAGGACCAGGACCTTAACAGTGAAAAGGACCATGACAACAACCAGGACATTGACCAGGAACATCAGGGTGATGACCAGGAGCAAGACAATGAACCAGAACATGACAAGGACCAGGAGAATGACCACCACCACGACCAAAGCCAGGAACAGAATATCAACCAGGAAATGCAGGACCAGGAACATCAGGGTGATGACCAGGAGCAAGACAATGAACCAGAACATGACCGGAAACTAGACCATGACCAGGATCATGATAAGGACCAGGAAGGTGACCATGACCAGACTGTCTTTGAAGACAAGCCCGCTGACTGCCAAGAAGAGGAGACAGCGAGAGAGGACGAGACTGAAAGAAcggaggaggagcaggaaggagggagggacgAGGAGGAGTTGTGA
- the LOC144040072 gene encoding 5'-AMP-activated protein kinase subunit gamma-1-like isoform X7, producing MNDDGQAVDLSGESQQRRLVDDSACADSERDIYTRFMKSHKCYDIIPTSSKLVVFDTTLQVKKAFFALVANGVRAAPLWETKKQSFVGMLTITDFINILTRYYKSPMVQIYELEEHKIETWRELYLQETFKPLVHISPDASIFEAVHSLIRNKIHRLPVVDPLSGNALYILTHKRILKFLQLFLCEMPRPAFMKKTLEEVGVGTYYDVAFIHPDTPLITALSVFTHRRVSALPVVNHHGNRRLQASNIINYNICKLRSPGKVPPEMSPQISQEMCVCVGQVVDIYSKFDVINLAAEKTYNDLDVTVTQALQHRSQYFEGVLKCNKMETLETIVDRIVKAEVHRLVAVDEESRIVGIVSLSDILQALVLTPAGVLRNDHSFHTPSYQDHKHNHDQEHCQDQYQEHYHKHDSGKEQDQDQDQDHSQEQNIDQEHHEHENDQDQDLNSEKDHDNNQDIDQEHQGDDQEQDNEPEHDKDQENDHHHDQSQEQNINQEMQDQEHQGDDQEQDNEPEHDRKLDHDQDHDKDQEGDHDQTVFEDKPADCQEEETAREDETERTEEEQEGGRDEEEL from the exons ATGAACGACGACGGCCAG GCGGTGGATTTGTCAGGAGAGTCGCAGCAGCGGCGCCTAGTGGACGATAGCG CATGTGCGGACTCCGAGAGGGACATCTACACACGCTTCATGAAGTCTCACAAGTGCTACGACATCATACCCACCAGCTCCAAACTCGTCGTCTTTGACACCACGCTACAG GTGAAGAAAGCGTTCTTCGCTCTTGTGGCTAACGGGGTCCGGGCCGCTCCTCTGTGGGAAACCAAGAAACAAAGTTTTGTTG GAATGTTGACCATCACGGACTTCATCAACATTTTGACCAGATACTACAAGTCACCCATG GTTCAGATTTACGAGCTGGAGGAACACAAGATTGAGACGTGGAGAG AACTTTACCTGCAGGAGACCTTCAAGCCTCTGGTCCACATCTCGCCGGACGCCAG CATCTTTGAGGCGGTGCACTCGCTGATCCGCAACAAGATCCATCGTCTTCCCGTCGTCGACCCGCTGAGCGGCAACGCGCTTTACATCCTGACGCACAAACGCATCCTCAAGTTCCTGCAGCTCTTT CTGTGCGAGATGCCCAGGCCCGCCTTCATGAAGAAGACGTTGGAGGAAGTGGGCGTGGGCACCTACTACGACGTGGCCTTCATTCACCCGGACACGCCTCTCATCACCGCCCTGTCCGTCTTCACACACCGCCGCGTCTCTGCTCTGCCCGTCGTCAATCACCATGGTAACCGCCGCCTGCAAGCCAGCAACATTATCAACTACAACATTTGCAAATTACGTTCACCTGGGAAGGTTCCTCCAGAAATGTCACCACAAATATCacaagaaatgtgtgtgtgtgtaggccaAGTGGTGGACATCTACTCCAAGTTTGACGTGATC AACCTGGCGGCAGAGAAGACGTACAACGACCTGGACGTGACGGTCACGCAGGCGCTCCAGCACCGCTCGCAGTACTTTGAAGGCGTCCTAAAATGTAATAAGATGGAGACGCTGGAGACCATCGTGGACCGCATCGTCAAGGCCGAG GTTCACAGGCTGGTGGCGGTGGACGAAGAGTCTCGCATCGTGGGCATCGTGTCGTTGTCGGACATCCTTCAGGCGCTCGTTTTGACTCCTGCCG gtgtGCTCAGGAACGACCACTCTTTTCACACTCCGTCGTATCAGGACCACAAGCACAACCACGACCAAGAACATTGTCAGGACCAGTACCAAGAACATTACCACAAGCATGACAGTGGCAAGGAACAAGACCAGGATCAGGATCAGGACCACAGCCAGGAGCAGAACATTGACCAGGAACACCACGAACATGAAAATGATCAGGACCAGGACCTTAACAGTGAAAAGGACCATGACAACAACCAGGACATTGACCAGGAACATCAGGGTGATGACCAGGAGCAAGACAATGAACCAGAACATGACAAGGACCAGGAGAATGACCACCACCACGACCAAAGCCAGGAACAGAATATCAACCAGGAAATGCAGGACCAGGAACATCAGGGTGATGACCAGGAGCAAGACAATGAACCAGAACATGACCGGAAACTAGACCATGACCAGGATCATGATAAGGACCAGGAAGGTGACCATGACCAGACTGTCTTTGAAGACAAGCCCGCTGACTGCCAAGAAGAGGAGACAGCGAGAGAGGACGAGACTGAAAGAAcggaggaggagcaggaaggagggagggacgAGGAGGAGTTGTGA
- the LOC144040072 gene encoding 5'-AMP-activated protein kinase subunit gamma-1-like isoform X6, translating into MNDDGQQAVDLSGESQQRRLVDDSACADSERDIYTRFMKSHKCYDIIPTSSKLVVFDTTLQVKKAFFALVANGVRAAPLWETKKQSFVGMLTITDFINILTRYYKSPMVQIYELEEHKIETWRELYLQETFKPLVHISPDASIFEAVHSLIRNKIHRLPVVDPLSGNALYILTHKRILKFLQLFLCEMPRPAFMKKTLEEVGVGTYYDVAFIHPDTPLITALSVFTHRRVSALPVVNHHGNRRLQASNIINYNICKLRSPGKVPPEMSPQISQEMCVCVGQVVDIYSKFDVINLAAEKTYNDLDVTVTQALQHRSQYFEGVLKCNKMETLETIVDRIVKAEVHRLVAVDEESRIVGIVSLSDILQALVLTPAGVLRNDHSFHTPSYQDHKHNHDQEHCQDQYQEHYHKHDSGKEQDQDQDQDHSQEQNIDQEHHEHENDQDQDLNSEKDHDNNQDIDQEHQGDDQEQDNEPEHDKDQENDHHHDQSQEQNINQEMQDQEHQGDDQEQDNEPEHDRKLDHDQDHDKDQEGDHDQTVFEDKPADCQEEETAREDETERTEEEQEGGRDEEEL; encoded by the exons ATGAACGACGACGGCCAG CAGGCGGTGGATTTGTCAGGAGAGTCGCAGCAGCGGCGCCTAGTGGACGATAGCG CATGTGCGGACTCCGAGAGGGACATCTACACACGCTTCATGAAGTCTCACAAGTGCTACGACATCATACCCACCAGCTCCAAACTCGTCGTCTTTGACACCACGCTACAG GTGAAGAAAGCGTTCTTCGCTCTTGTGGCTAACGGGGTCCGGGCCGCTCCTCTGTGGGAAACCAAGAAACAAAGTTTTGTTG GAATGTTGACCATCACGGACTTCATCAACATTTTGACCAGATACTACAAGTCACCCATG GTTCAGATTTACGAGCTGGAGGAACACAAGATTGAGACGTGGAGAG AACTTTACCTGCAGGAGACCTTCAAGCCTCTGGTCCACATCTCGCCGGACGCCAG CATCTTTGAGGCGGTGCACTCGCTGATCCGCAACAAGATCCATCGTCTTCCCGTCGTCGACCCGCTGAGCGGCAACGCGCTTTACATCCTGACGCACAAACGCATCCTCAAGTTCCTGCAGCTCTTT CTGTGCGAGATGCCCAGGCCCGCCTTCATGAAGAAGACGTTGGAGGAAGTGGGCGTGGGCACCTACTACGACGTGGCCTTCATTCACCCGGACACGCCTCTCATCACCGCCCTGTCCGTCTTCACACACCGCCGCGTCTCTGCTCTGCCCGTCGTCAATCACCATGGTAACCGCCGCCTGCAAGCCAGCAACATTATCAACTACAACATTTGCAAATTACGTTCACCTGGGAAGGTTCCTCCAGAAATGTCACCACAAATATCacaagaaatgtgtgtgtgtgtaggccaAGTGGTGGACATCTACTCCAAGTTTGACGTGATC AACCTGGCGGCAGAGAAGACGTACAACGACCTGGACGTGACGGTCACGCAGGCGCTCCAGCACCGCTCGCAGTACTTTGAAGGCGTCCTAAAATGTAATAAGATGGAGACGCTGGAGACCATCGTGGACCGCATCGTCAAGGCCGAG GTTCACAGGCTGGTGGCGGTGGACGAAGAGTCTCGCATCGTGGGCATCGTGTCGTTGTCGGACATCCTTCAGGCGCTCGTTTTGACTCCTGCCG gtgtGCTCAGGAACGACCACTCTTTTCACACTCCGTCGTATCAGGACCACAAGCACAACCACGACCAAGAACATTGTCAGGACCAGTACCAAGAACATTACCACAAGCATGACAGTGGCAAGGAACAAGACCAGGATCAGGATCAGGACCACAGCCAGGAGCAGAACATTGACCAGGAACACCACGAACATGAAAATGATCAGGACCAGGACCTTAACAGTGAAAAGGACCATGACAACAACCAGGACATTGACCAGGAACATCAGGGTGATGACCAGGAGCAAGACAATGAACCAGAACATGACAAGGACCAGGAGAATGACCACCACCACGACCAAAGCCAGGAACAGAATATCAACCAGGAAATGCAGGACCAGGAACATCAGGGTGATGACCAGGAGCAAGACAATGAACCAGAACATGACCGGAAACTAGACCATGACCAGGATCATGATAAGGACCAGGAAGGTGACCATGACCAGACTGTCTTTGAAGACAAGCCCGCTGACTGCCAAGAAGAGGAGACAGCGAGAGAGGACGAGACTGAAAGAAcggaggaggagcaggaaggagggagggacgAGGAGGAGTTGTGA